In one Candidatus Absconditicoccus praedator genomic region, the following are encoded:
- a CDS encoding RuvX/YqgF family protein, which produces MSDFKNLLAVDWGKKYVGLAYQNVGTEVIFPIGFLQNDPSLFFNFGDIISRYNIGTILVGYPKNQEDIKKKIDDFISQIEFIINDDVKIKKVNEDYSSVQAKYTVGEYKKNETTDTVAAMKILQNYLNEER; this is translated from the coding sequence ATGAGTGATTTTAAAAATTTATTAGCAGTAGATTGGTGAAAAAAATATGTATGACTAGCTTACCAAAATGTTTGAACTGAGGTAATTTTCCCTATTTGATTTTTGCAAAATGATCCAAGTTTATTTTTTAATTTTTGAGATATAATAAGCAGATATAATATCTGAACTATATTAGTTTGATATCCCAAAAATCAGGAAGATATAAAAAAGAAAATAGATGATTTTATATCTCAAATTGAATTTATTATAAATGATGATGTAAAAATTAAAAAAGTAAATGAAGATTATTCTTCAGTACAAGCAAAATATACAGTTTGAGAATATAAAAAAAATGAAACTACTGATACTGTTGCTGCTATGAAGATATTACAAAATTATTTAAATGAAGAAAGATAA
- the recG gene encoding ATP-dependent DNA helicase RecG, with product MDLKELKTSTRYINILKQNDINNLKDFFLFFPRDYEDRTQINNLSQLKIDGTTQTTKGEIIGKNMTKTPRGKKLIDIKFKDEDEVVGNINILHNTYYLKFIQVGKVYTIIGKPKIQAGKIIFWNPQIVESENARSQTGRIFPLYSELMGIKPNRFAKKMRENKENIKKLFEENLPDWLLEKYGLYNIQEAIEKIHFPQNHEHIKKAKYRIYFEKMLKLQLISIIGRRKYKENSKNSQDQPSWEIVKEFTKNLDFELTKPQKIAIKEGIEDIESGKPMMRLLQGDVGSGKTIVAACIGYYVWKKFGKQIAFLAPTEVLAHQHFLNLNKILLPFGVKIQLLVGATTQKNKTKIKQDIQNGNTNIAVGTTALIQEDIQFFDLFYVVIDEQHKFGVKQRGYLKKFGNPHILQMTATPIPRSLTLAFFGEFDVSTINELPKGRKPIYTKIMKEEELKKIKPWIISKIQQGQQVYIVTPLIEESENLDEIASATEEFEETKNLFNEIKNEIGLLHGKLKNKEKDEVMKDFKEGKTKILVTTTVIEVGVDVPQATIMIIKSSDRFGLSQLHQLRGRVGRSDIQSYCFLTTTSKSSNTIQRLKSMEKYSDGFKLSQIDLETRGSGEIMGTRQSGYADIPEKILTNTKFIEKTQKAAQELIEKNPDLKGLEIFKKQLKDENILI from the coding sequence ATGGACCTAAAAGAACTAAAAACATCAACAAGATATATAAATATATTGAAACAAAATGATATAAACAATTTAAAAGATTTTTTTCTTTTCTTCCCTAGAGATTATGAGGACAGAACTCAAATAAACAACTTATCGCAATTAAAAATTGACTGAACAACTCAAACAACAAAATGAGAAATTATATGAAAAAACATGACAAAAACTCCAAGATGAAAAAAATTGATCGATATAAAATTCAAAGACGAAGATGAAGTTGTATGAAATATAAACATCTTACATAATACATATTATTTAAAATTTATTCAAGTAGGAAAGGTTTATACAATAATATGAAAACCCAAAATTCAAGCCTGAAAAATAATTTTTTGGAACCCACAAATTGTAGAATCTGAAAATGCCAGATCTCAAACATGAAGAATTTTTCCACTTTATTCAGAACTAATGTGAATCAAACCAAATCGGTTTGCTAAAAAAATGCGAGAAAATAAAGAAAACATCAAAAAGCTATTTGAAGAAAATTTACCAGACTGGTTACTGGAAAAATACTGATTGTACAACATCCAAGAAGCAATTGAAAAAATTCATTTTCCTCAAAATCATGAACATATCAAAAAAGCTAAATATAGAATATATTTTGAAAAAATGCTTAAATTACAACTAATATCAATAATTTGAAGAAGAAAATACAAAGAAAACAGTAAAAATTCTCAAGACCAACCAAGCTGGGAAATAGTGAAAGAATTCACAAAAAATCTAGATTTTGAACTTACAAAACCTCAAAAAATAGCAATAAAAGAATGAATAGAAGATATTGAAAGCTGAAAACCAATGATGAGATTACTTCAGTGAGATGTTTGAAGCTGAAAAACAATAGTTGCTGCTTGTATTTGATATTATGTATGGAAAAAATTTTGAAAACAAATCGCCTTTTTGGCTCCCACAGAAGTTTTGGCTCATCAACATTTTTTAAACTTAAATAAAATACTACTCCCCTTTTGAGTAAAAATTCAATTACTGGTTTGAGCAACTACTCAGAAAAATAAAACCAAAATCAAACAAGATATACAAAACTGAAACACAAATATAGCTGTTGGTACCACAGCACTCATACAAGAAGATATACAGTTTTTTGATTTATTCTATGTTGTTATAGATGAACAACACAAGTTTTGAGTAAAGCAAAGATGATACCTCAAAAAATTTGGAAACCCTCATATACTTCAAATGACAGCCACACCAATACCTAGATCTTTGACGTTGGCATTTTTTGGAGAGTTTGATGTTAGCACAATCAATGAACTTCCCAAATGAAGAAAACCTATATACACAAAAATAATGAAAGAAGAAGAACTAAAAAAAATCAAACCATGGATAATTAGCAAAATCCAACAATGACAACAAGTATATATTGTTACTCCTCTTATAGAAGAAAGTGAAAATTTGGATGAGATAGCATCAGCCACAGAAGAATTTGAAGAGACAAAAAACTTATTTAATGAAATAAAAAATGAGATATGACTACTACACTGAAAGCTTAAAAACAAAGAAAAAGATGAAGTTATGAAAGATTTCAAAGAATGAAAAACAAAAATACTTGTAACAACAACAGTTATAGAAGTGTGAGTAGATGTACCACAAGCCACTATTATGATAATTAAAAGTAGTGATAGATTTTGATTGTCTCAACTACACCAGCTTCGTGGTAGAGTTTGAAGATCAGATATACAGTCTTATTGCTTTTTAACAACTACTTCAAAATCTTCAAACACTATACAAAGATTAAAATCTATGGAAAAATACTCAGACTGATTCAAACTTTCTCAAATAGACTTGGAAACTAGGTGAAGCTGAGAAATAATGTGAACAAGACAGTCATGATATGCGGATATACCAGAAAAAATATTAACCAACACCAAATTTATTGAAAAAACACAAAAAGCAGCACAAGAATTGATTGAAAAAAATCCAGACCTTAAAGGTCTGGAAATTTTCAAAAAACAACTAAAAGACGAAAATATATTAATTTAA
- the metG gene encoding methionine--tRNA ligase has translation MSKKFFITTPIYYTNDIPHIGHAYASLIADFYSRQKRLLGYEVKFSTGVDENSQKALQKAEEKGMDISDYLDNMAYKHKNVWENLDISYTDFIRTTQEDHKNLVQEVLQESYENGDIYQGEYEGYYCVGCEAFKKESDLTEDGLCPDHLKKPDFIKEKNYFFKLSKYQDDLLRFYEENPSFVQPNYRFNELINFVKEGLEDFSVSRQTNKFGIPLPFDNQQVTYVWYDALFNYVTVCKNGDEKFWPADFHVVGKDIARFHAIYWPAMLLSAGYELPKNVISTGFFTVDGQKMSKSLGNVVEPVNTVQNYGRDALLLYLLYDISIGRDGDFGWERFFDVYNNMLLGGWGNLVSRVSKLSQKNNINKVQFDMSIEKEFLDLAKDLGYDENLFVNMFENGFDKNKIDEYFDTVNINSFIRDWYDIVQLANKFIEEKKPWELLKQDENQGKQTLCFLVYIIKNIAIITSPFLTEGFEKTKQSLGTDLLDFDTSETINDVEERFNSKSFDVNLSPKFLYQKL, from the coding sequence ATGAGTAAAAAGTTTTTTATAACAACACCAATATATTATACTAATGATATACCTCATATAGGTCATGCTTATGCTTCTTTGATAGCTGATTTTTATTCAAGACAAAAAAGACTTTTGGGGTATGAAGTGAAATTTTCTACTTGAGTAGATGAAAACAGTCAAAAAGCTTTGCAAAAAGCAGAAGAAAAAGGTATGGATATAAGTGATTATCTTGATAATATGGCTTATAAACACAAAAATGTGTGGGAAAATTTGGATATATCTTATACTGATTTTATCAGAACTACTCAGGAAGATCACAAAAATCTAGTACAAGAGGTTTTACAAGAAAGTTATGAAAACTGAGATATTTATCAATGAGAGTATGAAGGATATTATTGTGTATGATGTGAAGCATTCAAAAAAGAATCTGACCTTACCGAAGATTGACTTTGTCCAGATCATTTGAAAAAACCTGATTTTATCAAAGAAAAAAATTACTTTTTCAAGCTGTCAAAATATCAAGACGATTTGCTTAGATTTTATGAAGAAAATCCAAGCTTTGTGCAACCCAACTATAGATTCAATGAGCTTATAAACTTTGTAAAAGAATGATTAGAAGATTTTTCGGTATCCAGACAAACAAATAAATTTGGAATACCATTGCCATTTGATAATCAGCAGGTAACATATGTATGGTATGATGCATTGTTCAATTATGTGACAGTTTGTAAAAATTGAGATGAAAAATTTTGGCCGGCCGATTTTCACGTAGTTGGTAAAGATATTGCAAGATTCCACGCCATATATTGGCCTGCTATGTTATTGTCTGCTTGATATGAGTTGCCCAAAAATGTTATATCAACATGATTTTTTACCGTAGATGGTCAAAAAATGTCAAAATCACTTTGAAATGTAGTAGAACCAGTAAATACTGTACAAAATTACTGAAGAGATGCGCTTTTGCTGTATTTATTGTATGATATTAGTATATGAAGAGATGGTGATTTTGGATGGGAAAGATTTTTTGATGTTTACAATAATATGCTTTTGTGATGATGGTGAAATCTTGTTTCAAGAGTTTCCAAACTTTCTCAAAAAAACAATATAAATAAAGTACAGTTTGATATGTCTATTGAAAAAGAGTTTTTGGATCTTGCAAAGGATCTTGGGTATGATGAAAACCTTTTTGTAAATATGTTTGAAAACTGATTTGATAAAAACAAAATAGATGAGTATTTTGATACTGTGAATATAAATAGCTTCATAAGAGACTGGTATGATATAGTACAGCTTGCAAATAAGTTCATTGAAGAAAAGAAGCCTTGGGAGTTGTTGAAACAAGATGAAAATCAATGAAAACAAACACTATGTTTTCTGGTGTATATAATAAAAAATATAGCTATCATAACATCTCCTTTCCTTACAGAATGATTTGAGAAAACCAAACAATCACTTTGAACAGATTTGCTTGATTTTGATACATCAGAAACTATCAATGATGTTGAAGAAAGATTTAACTCAAAATCTTTTGATGTTAATCTGTCTCCTAAGTTTTTGTATCAAAAACTATAG
- a CDS encoding HTH domain-containing protein, with product MTFEVKMDDKKIKVDLSNTNIKDILQYCKPKEQLVLLRKYGLYDGKETPLQRIGNDYGLTRERVRQIESQGLMRFRRLIIGNERYLKVIEEAKKILDMNGGFLEESDLISKIINKGLFKFSTEELKLILVSDFDIYHLKRNRFIDNSFYIEPVFEDLLTEIAQYSISYFEKAGESEDMYDFIDKLKSKFSEKYDDVSYLSNNVFYVNFFKSVSQISVFDGKIGHSSFTEVNPKTIRQKIVYILRRVNKPLHYQELSTKIMEWFNGKPVKVSTVHNELVKNSSMFVNMGLGIYGLKEWGYEGGTVKDILERVMGKANRPMTIKEITKEVLKEKMISPNTIILTLQKYQDKFERVDKGTYVLKKI from the coding sequence ATGACTTTTGAAGTAAAAATGGATGATAAAAAAATAAAAGTAGACTTAAGTAATACAAACATAAAAGATATATTACAATATTGTAAGCCCAAAGAACAACTAGTTTTGCTAAGAAAGTATGGATTATATGATGGTAAAGAGACTCCTTTACAAAGAATAGGTAATGATTATGGTCTTACAAGAGAAAGAGTGAGACAAATAGAGAGTCAGTGATTAATGAGATTTAGAAGGTTGATAATCTGAAATGAAAGATACCTTAAGGTTATAGAAGAAGCAAAGAAAATTTTGGATATGAATTGAGGTTTCTTAGAAGAATCTGATCTTATTTCAAAAATAATAAATAAAGGTTTGTTTAAGTTTTCTACTGAAGAGTTGAAGTTGATTTTAGTTTCAGATTTTGATATATATCACTTAAAAAGAAATAGATTTATTGATAACAGTTTTTATATAGAGCCTGTTTTTGAAGATTTACTTACAGAAATTGCTCAATATTCCATATCTTACTTTGAAAAAGCATGAGAAAGTGAAGATATGTATGATTTTATTGATAAGTTAAAATCAAAGTTTTCAGAAAAATATGATGATGTTTCTTATCTGTCTAATAATGTTTTTTATGTTAATTTTTTTAAGTCAGTTTCCCAAATAAGTGTGTTTGATTGAAAAATTTGACATAGTAGTTTTACTGAAGTTAATCCTAAAACTATCAGACAAAAAATAGTTTATATTTTAAGGAGGGTTAATAAGCCTTTGCATTATCAAGAATTGTCAACTAAGATAATGGAATGGTTTAATTGAAAACCAGTAAAAGTAAGCACTGTTCATAATGAGTTAGTAAAGAATTCTAGCATGTTTGTGAATATGTGACTTTGAATATATGGTCTTAAAGAATGGTGATATGAGTGATGAACAGTGAAAGATATACTTGAAAGGGTTATGTGAAAAGCAAATAGACCAATGACAATAAAAGAGATAACAAAAGAAGTTTTAAAGGAAAAGATGATTAGTCCAAATACAATCATCTTAACTCTTCAAAAATATCAAGATAAATTTGAAAGAGTAGACAAATGAACTTATGTATTAAAAAAGATATAG
- a CDS encoding deoxyribonuclease IV: MFSIGAHTSIAGGIQNSIPRSHSIGADALQIFAKSPRGWFYSNDKITDDIVQKCQQSFSETNHKYGMIHSVYLINLAKAPKDAAKDVDSVIDDFKIADRIGFSSVNVHLGKYSDMTKQQTFQNMAENLAKILEATKDYDVDFLFENTSGQGTEVGYRFDELAEFYDFLKKFFGQEYVEQKVKFCFDTAHGWGAGYDLNDFGQVMDEFDKFLGKDNLYCFHLNDSKAICGSRLDRHASLGRGFVGLNALFQVVDWAYDNNKPIILETPDPDLRSEEIQMIRKYISGEFSGKEILDFNNKYFMTEYLKKFEKYITNQYERGFFG, from the coding sequence ATGTTTTCTATATGAGCTCATACAAGTATAGCAGGTGGAATACAAAATAGTATCCCAAGGTCTCATAGTATATGAGCAGATGCTTTGCAAATATTTGCAAAGTCTCCAAGATGATGGTTTTACTCCAATGATAAAATTACAGATGATATAGTGCAAAAATGCCAACAAAGCTTTTCAGAAACAAATCATAAATACTGAATGATACATAGTGTATATCTAATAAATCTTGCGAAAGCTCCAAAAGATGCTGCAAAAGATGTAGATTCAGTAATTGATGATTTCAAAATTGCTGATAGAATTGGTTTTTCTAGTGTAAATGTACATCTTGGTAAATATTCTGATATGACAAAACAGCAAACTTTCCAAAATATGGCAGAAAATTTGGCAAAAATACTAGAAGCCACCAAAGATTATGATGTAGATTTTTTGTTTGAAAATACTTCTGGTCAATGAACTGAGGTATGATATCGTTTTGATGAGTTGGCAGAATTTTATGATTTTTTGAAAAAGTTTTTTTGACAGGAGTATGTAGAGCAGAAAGTTAAATTTTGTTTTGATACAGCTCATGGTTGGTGAGCTTGATACGATCTAAATGATTTTTGACAAGTTATGGATGAGTTTGATAAATTTTTGTGAAAAGACAATTTGTATTGTTTTCATCTAAATGATAGTAAAGCTATATGTGGAAGTAGATTGGATAGACATGCAAGTTTGTGAAGATGATTTGTATGATTGAATGCTTTGTTCCAGGTGGTTGATTGGGCTTATGACAACAACAAGCCAATCATACTTGAAACTCCTGACCCAGATTTGCGGAGTGAAGAAATACAAATGATCAGAAAATATATTTCTTGAGAATTTTCAGGGAAAGAAATTTTGGATTTTAACAATAAGTATTTTATGACAGAATACTTGAAAAAATTTGAAAAGTATATAACAAATCAATACGAAAGAGGTTTTTTCGGATAA
- a CDS encoding Holliday junction resolvase-like protein produces the protein MEFYYLLVGVIIGGIIGYLIAKVYYWMQNKKTRKQAIGKSKSIITGQVYEQIAPLLPQIKYNPKDMTFVGKGVDYIVLDGISNGNLKKIVFLEIKTGKSQQNKNEKAIQQTIKNKNVEYELIKI, from the coding sequence ATGGAGTTTTATTACCTTTTAGTATGAGTAATTATTTGATGAATAATATGATATCTTATTGCAAAAGTTTATTACTGGATGCAAAACAAAAAAACAAGAAAACAAGCCATCTGAAAATCAAAATCAATAATAACATGACAAGTATATGAGCAAATTGCTCCACTACTCCCCCAAATAAAATATAATCCTAAAGATATGACCTTTGTAGGTAAGTGAGTTGATTATATAGTACTAGATGGGATAAGCAATTGAAATCTAAAAAAAATTGTATTTTTGGAAATAAAAACCTGAAAATCACAACAAAATAAAAATGAAAAAGCAATACAACAAACTATTAAAAATAAAAATGTTGAATACGAACTTATTAAAATTTAA
- a CDS encoding L-threonylcarbamoyladenylate synthase gives MQTTTNKIFENLEYYHNLAQKEKIFLYPTDSIYGIGAIPTTYTIQKIYEIKKREHNKPISIIAPNIGWITQNFFTSKNFQNQVQNYFEKYHTITILLQKKDSQFLKGIGQNNKVGVRIINHPIQKFIESLRQPFISTSANLSNQPHITNPQQIEENIIKEIDVVVNDGTINGKPSTIIDFTDGEKIIRN, from the coding sequence ATGCAAACTACAACTAATAAAATATTTGAAAATCTTGAATATTACCACAACTTAGCACAAAAAGAAAAAATTTTTCTGTACCCTACAGATAGTATATATTGAATATGAGCAATACCAACAACCTATACTATACAAAAAATTTATGAAATCAAAAAAAGAGAACACAACAAACCAATTTCGATAATTGCACCCAACATTTGATGGATTACACAAAACTTTTTTACTTCAAAAAACTTCCAAAATCAAGTACAAAACTATTTTGAAAAATATCATACTATAACTATATTACTTCAAAAAAAAGACAGCCAATTTCTTAAATGAATATGACAAAACAATAAAGTATGAGTAAGAATAATTAATCATCCAATACAAAAATTTATAGAATCATTGAGGCAACCATTTATATCCACAAGTGCAAACCTATCAAATCAACCACACATTACCAACCCACAACAAATAGAAGAAAACATAATCAAAGAAATAGATGTTGTAGTTAATGACTGAACAATAAATTGAAAACCATCAACAATTATAGATTTTACTGACTGAGAAAAAATTATAAGAAATTAA
- a CDS encoding flagellar assembly protein A — protein sequence MTDNAKNTIRSGEETLSSKVSDNSNSISDMLKDELGLPITFSNEGVFFEFSSDLSKKSLLNYLKKIFEEGFFIEGIDENFESILDIIVNKNVSEDSIKLGKSFKKFDLEEKQSYQKRLKEKSGKILFNFGKIVKDGGMKRKDIESPIEKDKLFSILLEYGVVFGLDFEKIDKSVQEIEEQVQTGKNNQFVDIIAEGIQPKNGEDAYFEHLIDIEKDFSPLDREDGKVDMKRAKNPIPQITDLSDPRLIRKVPPTIGYPGMTVFGTELRQVHGKDHNLRRFSGKGTNIEVVDGVEYLVAKTAGFISKDSKGKISITSECINNTNIGPKTGILQIDAENFHQFGTVENGYGIEGKNIVLKGGKLNGFLKSNGGKIILFEDSVGGDIENIGGSLMVKGKLINSEVRCVYGKTKVEYAENSIIIGTDVEVRKAVNCIIIGDNISIGSSYGNNIHCSGSLHMDNNGMLSGGNMTEGLTTNIMLSVDKVRLMSQEELNSMQLELEEINREISEINADLEKIKSSKEVQNAISFFEKYKKGEVNLRDLPHSKRQLILGLFKKLQTSVFDKQKKLSNLKNRREEINKKIEDAENRVKSDGYINIKNNSSDINFIYYLLGNYTSGRVGLDNYGSYLNAVRRGTPYFPKKISKTLSSSFRYEIKNLREELETLVIEDKEDFGTERQYHRVEFLYRGGKELSLENRIGYIKDALSNIEQIRDKKFIDVSSLDGVEVEKVPLGYSLLMPVGINGNWKGVILDLSSAGIGFGLEKKEGVDSDIIENDLVRLDLNILGEELLVDVYVRRIVEKNGHIIVGGNFYYPNPETSRKINEIKTKLEGKINQINRSHDKKRLETKSTTRERRKPRK from the coding sequence ATGACTGATAATGCTAAAAATACAATAAGAAGTGGTGAAGAAACGCTTTCTTCTAAAGTTTCTGATAATAGTAACAGCATTTCTGATATGCTAAAAGATGAACTTTGATTGCCAATTACTTTTAGTAATGAAGGTGTTTTTTTTGAATTTTCTTCAGATTTATCAAAAAAGTCCTTGTTGAATTATCTTAAAAAAATTTTTGAAGAATGATTTTTTATAGAGTGAATAGATGAGAATTTTGAAAGTATACTAGATATAATAGTTAATAAAAATGTCTCAGAAGACAGTATTAAATTGTGAAAAAGTTTTAAAAAATTTGATTTAGAAGAAAAGCAGTCATACCAAAAAAGATTAAAAGAAAAAAGCTGAAAAATATTGTTTAATTTTTGAAAAATAGTAAAAGACTGATGAATGAAGCGCAAGGATATTGAAAGTCCAATAGAAAAAGATAAATTATTTTCAATACTTTTGGAGTATTGAGTAGTTTTTGGTTTAGATTTTGAAAAAATAGATAAATCAGTTCAAGAGATTGAAGAGCAAGTACAGACATGAAAAAATAATCAATTTGTTGATATTATAGCTGAATGAATTCAGCCTAAAAATTGAGAAGATGCATACTTTGAACATTTAATAGACATAGAAAAAGACTTTTCTCCCTTAGATAGAGAAGATTGAAAAGTTGACATGAAAAGGGCTAAGAATCCTATTCCTCAAATAACAGATCTGTCTGATCCAAGATTAATTAGAAAGGTTCCACCAACAATTTGATATCCTTGAATGACTGTTTTTTGAACGGAACTTAGGCAGGTCCATTGAAAGGATCACAACTTGAGAAGATTTTCTTGAAAATGAACTAATATAGAAGTAGTTGATTGAGTTGAGTATCTTGTTGCTAAGACTGCTTGATTTATATCAAAAGATTCAAAATGAAAAATAAGTATAACTTCAGAATGTATAAATAACACAAATATATGACCCAAAACCTGAATACTTCAAATAGATGCAGAAAATTTTCATCAATTTTGAACTGTAGAAAATTGATATTGAATAGAATGAAAAAATATAGTGTTAAAGTGAGGAAAGTTAAATTGATTTTTGAAGTCAAATTGATGAAAGATTATTTTGTTTGAGGATTCTGTTTGATGAGACATTGAAAATATTGGAGGGTCTTTAATGGTTAAATGAAAGTTAATAAATTCTGAAGTTAGATGTGTTTATTGAAAAACAAAAGTTGAGTATGCTGAGAATTCTATAATAATTTGAACTGATGTTGAAGTAAGGAAAGCTGTAAATTGTATAATAATTTGAGATAATATATCTATTTGAAGCAGCTATTGAAATAATATTCATTGTTCAGGATCTTTACATATGGATAATAATTGAATGTTAAGTGGATGAAACATGACTGAATGATTAACCACAAATATAATGCTTTCTGTAGATAAGGTTAGACTTATGTCGCAAGAAGAACTCAATTCAATGCAACTAGAATTAGAAGAGATAAATAGAGAAATATCAGAAATAAATGCCGATTTAGAAAAAATAAAATCTTCTAAAGAAGTTCAAAATGCAATTAGTTTTTTTGAAAAATATAAAAAATGAGAAGTAAATCTTAGAGATCTTCCACACTCAAAAAGACAATTAATATTGGGTTTATTTAAAAAATTACAAACATCAGTATTTGATAAACAAAAAAAATTGAGTAATTTAAAAAATAGAAGAGAAGAAATAAACAAAAAAATTGAAGATGCAGAAAATAGAGTTAAATCAGATGGATATATAAACATTAAAAACAATAGTAGTGATATTAATTTTATTTATTATTTATTATGAAATTATACGTCTTGAAGAGTTGGTTTAGATAATTATGGATCCTATTTAAATGCAGTTAGAAGATGAACTCCATACTTTCCTAAAAAAATTTCTAAAACACTAAGCTCTAGTTTTAGATATGAAATAAAAAATCTTAGAGAAGAGCTAGAAACTTTGGTTATAGAAGATAAGGAGGATTTTTGAACAGAAAGACAGTATCATAGAGTTGAGTTTTTATATAGATGATGAAAAGAACTTAGTTTAGAAAATAGGATAGGTTATATAAAAGATGCTTTAAGTAATATAGAACAAATTAGAGATAAGAAATTTATTGATGTTTCTAGTTTGGATTGAGTTGAAGTAGAAAAGGTTCCTTTAGGTTATTCCTTATTAATGCCAGTTTGAATAAATGGTAATTGGAAGTGAGTAATTTTAGATTTAAGTTCAGCTTGAATTTGATTTTGATTAGAAAAAAAAGAGTGAGTTGATTCTGATATTATAGAAAATGATTTGGTAAGATTAGATTTAAATATATTATGAGAAGAATTATTGGTGGATGTGTATGTGAGGAGGATTGTAGAAAAGAATTGACATATTATTGTGTGAGGAAATTTTTATTATCCCAATCCAGAAACTTCCAGAAAAATAAATGAAATAAAAACTAAGCTTGAATGAAAGATTAATCAAATAAATAGAAGTCACGATAAAAAAAGGCTTGAAACAAAATCTACTACACGAGAGAGAAGAAAGCCTAGAAAATAG
- a CDS encoding DJ-1/PfpI family protein — MKKILYVLGEGFRPEEYYYPKKIFEKNNFMVITTGKKHTIQASNIPGMPEEQSADVTFDEVNVGEYDAILMAGGNPAWKNLFNDESCKRLFIEASDKSMLIGGICAAPAVLANYGILEGKAATVFPGIGEFLEEGGANSVYDDESWKGYPIVQVDGNLITANGPWATESFAKAVIEKLG, encoded by the coding sequence ATGAAAAAAATACTTTATGTTTTGTGAGAAGGTTTTCGTCCTGAGGAATACTATTATCCCAAAAAAATTTTTGAAAAAAATAATTTTATGGTAATCACAACTTGAAAAAAACATACAATTCAAGCAAGCAATATCCCTTGAATGCCAGAGGAGCAGTCTGCTGATGTTACTTTTGATGAAGTCAATGTATGAGAATATGATGCTATTTTGATGGCCTGATGAAATCCAGCCTGGAAAAATCTTTTCAATGATGAGTCTTGCAAAAGGCTTTTTATAGAAGCTAGTGATAAAAGTATGTTGATTTGATGAATATGTGCTGCTCCAGCAGTTCTTGCTAATTACTGAATACTTGAATGAAAGGCTGCTACAGTTTTTCCTTGAATTTGAGAGTTTCTTGAGGAATGAGGAGCTAATTCTGTGTATGATGATGAATCGTGGAAAGGATATCCTATAGTACAGGTTGATTGAAATTTGATAACAGCAAATTGACCATGGGCAACAGAATCTTTTGCAAAAGCTGTAATTGAAAAATTAGGGTAA